One Xiphophorus maculatus strain JP 163 A chromosome 9, X_maculatus-5.0-male, whole genome shotgun sequence DNA segment encodes these proteins:
- the LOC102223466 gene encoding regulator of G-protein signaling 4-like, whose amino-acid sequence MCKGLATLPATCLKSAKDIKHKISFLLQKPEPQAVDQKEIKEKTATTVTKRVPNAAEVEKWKESFCHVMSSEMGRTVFTSFLKSEFSQENVDFWIACEDYKKTPPSKMATKAKQMYQQYVEADAPNEVNLDAATREKTRREIESGSPSCFDEAQKMIYNLMEKDSYRRFLKSKMIQEICQKESCAAQEKKGCDWPDSRQVLAGGA is encoded by the exons ATGTGTAAAGGACTTGCAACACTCCCTGCCACCTGCTTGAAAAG TGCTAAAGACATCAAGCACAAAATAAGCTTCCTACTCCAGAAGCCTGAACCTCAAGCCGTAGATCAGAAGGAGATAAAGGAGAAAACTGCAACGACTGTTACAAAGAG AGTCCCTAATGCTGCTGAGGTGGAGAAATGGAAGGAGTCTTTCTGTCATGTAATGAGCAGTGAAA TGGGTCGCACAGTTTTTACAAGCTTCTTGAAGTCAGAGTTCAGCCAGGAAAATGTTGACTTCTGGATTGCTTGTGAGGACTACAAGAAGACTCCACCTTCCAAGATGGCAACCAAAGCCAAGCAAATGTACCAGCAATATGTTGAGGCAGATGCTCCAAATGAG gtAAACTTGGACGCAGCTACTAGAGAAAAAACAAGGCGGGAAATCGAGAGTGGCAGCCCATCCTGTTTTGATGAGGCTCAGAAGATGATCTACAATTTGATGGAAAAAGACTCTTATAGAAGGTTCCTGAAATCCAAAATGATTCAAGAAATATGCCAGAAAGAGAGTTGTGCTGCTCAAGAGAAGAAAGGCTGTGACTGGCCTGACAGTAGGCAGGTTTTAGCTGGTGGGGCCTAA